A window from Oryza glaberrima unplaced genomic scaffold, OglaRS2 ChrUN-Ctg63, whole genome shotgun sequence encodes these proteins:
- the LOC127759732 gene encoding receptor-like protein EIX1 translates to MMQGIMLAALLVLCQLITNAGKITDAACISSERDALLAFKAGFADPAGGALHFWQGQDCCAWSGVSCSKKIGSVVSLDIGHYDLTFRGEINSSLAVLTRLVYLNLSGNDFGGVAIPDFIGSFEKLRYLDLSHAGFGGTVPPRLGNLSMLSHLDLSSPSHTVTVKSFDWVSRLTSLVYLDLSWLYLAASSDWLQATNTLPLLKVLCLNHAFLPATDLNALSHTNFTAIRVLDLKSNNFSSRMPDWISKLSSLAYLDLSSCELSGSLPRNLGNLTSLSFFQLRANNLEGEIPGSMSRLCNLRHIDLSGNHFSGDITRLANTLFPCMNQLKILDLALNNLTGSLSGWVRHIASVSTLDLSENSLSGRVSDDIGKLSNITYLDLSANSFQGTLSELHFANLSKLDMLILESISVKIVTEADWVPPFQLRVLVLYGCQVGPHFPAWLKSQTKIEMIELSRAQIKSKLPDWLWNFSSTISALDVSGNMINGELPKSLKHMKALELLDMSSNQLEGCIPDLPSSVKVLDLSSNHLYGPLPQSLGAKEMYYLSLKDNFLSGSIPTYLCEMVWMEQVLLSLNNFSGVLPNCWRKDSALRVIDFSNNNIHGEISSTMGCLTSLGSLLLHRNKLSGPLPTSLKLCNRLIFLDLSENNLSGTIPTWIGDSLQSLILLSLRSNNFSGKIPELLSQLHALQILDIADNNLSGPVPKSLGNLAAMQLGRHMIQQQFSTISDIHFMVYGAGGAVLYRLYAYLYLNSLLAGKLQYNGTVFYIDLSGNQLAGEIPIEIGFLSGLTGLNLSGNHIRGSIPEELGNLRSLGVLDLSRNDLSGPIPQCFLSLSGLSHLNLSYNDLSGAIPFGNELATFAESTYF, encoded by the coding sequence ATGATGCAAGGGATAATGCTTGCAGCGTTGCTTGTTCTTTGCCAGTTGATCACAAATGCAGGCAAGATCACTGATGCTGCGTGCATCTCCAGTGAGAGGGATGCTCTGCTTGCTTTCAAAGCCGGTTTCGCTGATCCTGCTGGAGGGGCGCTGCATTTCTGGCAAGGCCAAGACTGCTGCGCATGGAGCGGGGTGTCCTGCAGCAAAAAGATCGGCAGTGTTGTCAGCCTGGATATCGGCCATTATGATCTCACTTTCAGAGGTGAAATCAACTCATCTCTGGCTGTTCTGACACGTCTAGTGTACCTTAACCTGAGTGGAAATGACTTCGGTGGGGTGGCCATCCCAGATTTCATAGGCTCCTTCGAGAAGCTGAGGTATCTTGATCTTTCGCATGCTGGTTTTGGAGGGACAGTTCCTCCTCGGCTTGGTAATTTGTCAATGCTCAGCCACCTTGATTTGAGCTCACCAAGTCATACAGTTACTGTCAAAAGCTTCGACTGGGTGTCTCGCCTCACTTCACTGGTCTATCTAGACCTTAGTTGGTTGTATCTTGCTGCTTCCTCTGATTGGTTGCAGGCTACAAATACGCTTCCTTTGCTTAAAGTCCTCTGCTTGAATCATGCTTTTCTTCCTGCCACAGACTTGAATGCTCTTTCTCATACCAACTTCACAGCCATTAGGGTACTTGATCTGAAGAGTAACAACTTCAGTTCACGAATGCCAGATTGGATTTCAAAACTAAGTTCTCTTGCATATTTGGACTTGTCTAGCTGTGAGCTTTCAGGCTCACTTCCCAGGAACCTTGGGAACTTGACATCCCTCAGTTTTTTTCAATTACGAGCGAACAACCTTGAAGGTGAAATACCTGGATCCATGAGTAGGTTGTGCAACCTACGCCACATTGATTTATCTGGAAACCATTTCTCAGGAGATATTACAAGACTTGCTAATACCTTGTTCCCCTGCATGAACCAGTTGAAGATTCTTGACCTTGCACTCAATAATCTAACCGGGAGTCTGTCTGGTTGGGTCAGGCACATAGCAAGTGTAAGTACTCTTGATCTTAGTGAGAACTCATTATCTGGACGAGTATCAGATGATATTGGCAAGTTATCAAACATAACCTACTTAGATCTTTCAGCCAATTCATTTCAAGGCACACTGTCTGAACTCCACTTTGCTAATCTGTCCAAGCTGGATATGCTAATTTTAGAGTCAATTTCTGTGAAGATTGTCACTGAAGCAGACTGGGTGCCACCATTCCAACTCCGAGTCCTAGTACTTTATGGATGTCAGGTAGGACCACACTTCCCAGCATGGCTGaagtcacaaacaaaaattGAAATGATCGAGTTAAGCAGAGCACAGATCAAGAGCAAGTTACCTGATTGGCTCTGGAACTTCTCATCAACAATTAGTGCCTTGGATGTCTCAGGAAATATGATTAATGGAGAGTTGCCCAAAAGTTTAAAGCACATGAAAGCGCTGGAGTTACTTGACATGAGTTCAAACCAACTGGAGGGATGCATTCCTGATCTGCCATCTAGTGTGAAAGTATTGGATCTGTCAAGTAACCACTTATATGGACCATTGCCACAAAGCCTGGGTGCCAAAGAAATGTACTATCTATCACTCAAAGACAACTTCCTCAGTGGAAGCATCCCTACGTACCTATGCGAGATGGTTTGGATGGAACAGGTTCTTCTATCACTAAACAACTTCTCAGGTGTACTCCCAAATTGCTGGAGGAAAGATTCAGCGCTGAGAGTTATAGACTTCTCAAACAATAACATTCACGGAGAAATATCTTCAACCATGGGTTGTCTAACTTCCCTTGGATCATTGTTACTCCACAGAAACAAGTTATCTGGTCCACTCCCCACCTCACTGAAGCTATGCAACAGATTAATCTTTCTTGATCTTTCAGAAAATAATTTGTCTGGAACCATACCAACCTGGATTGGTGACAGCCTGCAGTCTCTGATTCTCCTCAGTTTAAGGTCCAACAACTTTTCTGGTAAAATTCCCGAGCTACTATCTCAGCTTCACGCTCTTCAAATTTTAGATATTGCTGATAACAATCTATCAGGTCCTGTACCCAAATCCTTGGGAAATTTAGCAGCCATGCAGTTAGGCAGGCACATGATACAACAGCAATTTAGCACCATTTCGGACATCCATTTCATGGTTTATGGTGCAGGTGGTGCAGTCTTGTATCGGTTGTATGCATACTTATACTTGAATAGTCTACTTGCTGGCAAGCTTCAATATAATGGAACTGTCTTCTATATTGATCTCTCTGGTAACCAATTAGCAGGGGAGATTCCTATTGAAATTGGATTTCTATCTGGACTAACGGGTTTAAATTTGTCAGGAAATCACATAAGAGGGAGCATTCCAGAGGAGTTGGGAAACTTAAGAAGTTTAGGGGTGCTTGATCTCTCCAGGAATGATTTGTCAGGCCCAATTCCACAGTGCTTCCTGTCATTGTCTGGTTTGAGCCATCTGAATTTATCATACAATGACCTTTCAGGAGCTATACCATTTGGAAATGAACTTGCAACTTTTGCAGAAAGCACATACTTTG
- the LOC127759730 gene encoding LOW QUALITY PROTEIN: homeobox-leucine zipper protein HOX2-like (The sequence of the model RefSeq protein was modified relative to this genomic sequence to represent the inferred CDS: deleted 1 base in 1 codon) — MMDLGLSLGLGLASQGSLTSSTTTTSSPGAGSSSPWAAALNSIVGDVRRDQAAAHAAAAVGVGVGGEEMYQGRASTSPDSAAALSSASGKRERELERSGSGVDDDDGADGAGGRKKLRLSKDQAAVLEECFKTHSTLNPKQKVALANRLGLRPRQVEVWFQNRRARTKLKQTEVDCEYLKRWCERLADENKRLEKELADLRALKAAPSPASASAMQPSSSAAATLTMCPSCRRVATAGAPHQPNHQQCHPKSNTTISSSTAAAAAAVAVAGGNVLPSHCQFFPAAAAAADRTSQSTWNAAAPLVTRELF; from the exons ATGATGGATCTCGGCCtcagcctcggcctcggcctcgcctcgcAGGGCAgcctcacctcctccaccaccaccacctcctcccccggcgCCGGATCATCCTCCCCGTGGGCCGCCGCGCTCAACTCCATCGTCGGCGACGTGAGGCGGGATCAGGCCGCGGCGCATGCTGCCGCGGCGGtgggggttggggttgggggcGAGGAGATGTACCAGGGGAGGGCGTCCACGTCGCCGgacagcgcggcggcgctgtcgaGCGCGAgcgggaagagggagagggagctgGAGCGGTCGGGATCCGgggttgacgacgacgacggcgcggacggcgccggcgggcggaaGAAGCTCAGGCTGTCCAAGGACCAGGCCGCCGTGCTCGAGGAGTGCTTCAAGACGCACTCCACTCTCAACCCC AAGCAGAAGGTGGCGCTGGCGAACAGGCTGGGGCTGCGGCCGCGGCAGGTGGAG GTGTGGTTCCAGAACCGGAGGGCGAGGACGAAGCTGAAGCAGACGGAGGTGGACTGCGAGTACCTGAAGCGGTGGTGCGAGCGCCTCGCCGACGAGAACAAGCGCCTCGAGAAGGAGCTCGCCGACCTCAGGGCGCTCAAGgccgcgccctcgccggcgtccgcgtccgcgatgcagccctcctcctccgccgccgccacgctcacCATGTGCCCCTcctgccgccgcgtcgccaccgccggcgcgccgcaCCAGCCTAACCACCAACAATGCCATCCCAAATCTAacaccaccatctcctcctccaccgccgccgccgccgccgccgtcgccgtcgccggcggcaacgTGCTGCCCAGCCACTGCCAGTtcttcccggccgccgccgccgccgccgaccggacAAGCCAGAGCACGTggaacgccgccgcgccgctcgtcACCAGAGAGCTCTTCTAG
- the LOC127759731 gene encoding homeobox-leucine zipper protein HOX28-like gives MERQGLDLGLSLGLGLTTAATWPAAGFCLNSGMAEQEMIRRDDVVAAAAAEDERFACSPGSPVSSGSGKRGSGSGSGDEVDDAGCDVGGGGGGGARKKLRLSKDQAAVLEECFKTHHTLTPKQKVALAKSLNLRPRQVEVWFQNRRARTKLKQTEVDCEHLKRWCDQLADDNRRLHKELAELRALKATPTPPAAAPPLTTLTMCLSCKRVANAGVPSPAAAMFPGHPQFLCGFRDHAGAASSSYGGASSGLAKGVRAAR, from the exons ATGGAGAGGCAAGGCTTGGATCTTGGCCTGAGCCTCGGGCTaggcttgacgacggcggcgacatggCCGGCTGCTGGGTTCTGTCTGAACTCCGGCATGGCGGAGCAGGAAATGATCAGGCGTGATGAtgtggttgcggcggcggcggcggaggatgagAGGTTCGCGTGCTCACCCGGCAGCCCGGTGTCGAGCGGCAGCGGGAAgcgaggcagcggcagcggcagcggcgacgaggtcgacgacgccggctgcgacgtcggcggcggcggcggcggcggcgcgcgcaagAAGCTGCGGTTGTCCAAGGACCAGGCCGCCGTCCTCGAGGAGTGCTTCAAGACGCACCACACCCTCACTCCG AAGCAGAAGGTGGCGCTGGCGAAGAGCTTGAACCTGCGGCCGCGGCAGGTGGAGGTGTGGTTCCAGAACCGCCGCGCGAGGACGAAGCTGAAGCAGACGGAGGTGGACTGCGAGCACCTCAAGCGGTGGTGCGACCAGCTCGCCGACGACAACCGCCGCCTCCACAAGGAGCTCGCCGAGCTCAGGGCGCTCAAGGCCACGCCcacaccgcccgccgccgcgccgccattgaCCACCCTCACAATGTGCCTCTCCTGCAAGCGCGTCGCCAATGCCGGCgtgccctcgccggcggcggcgatgttcCCCGGCCACCCCCAGTTCTTGTGCGGATTCAGAGATCACGCCGgagcagcgtcgtcgtcgtacgGCGGCGCATCATCTGGACTCGCGAAGGGGGTCAGGGCGGCGAGGTAG